In a single window of the Littorina saxatilis isolate snail1 linkage group LG5, US_GU_Lsax_2.0, whole genome shotgun sequence genome:
- the LOC138966970 gene encoding DNA excision repair protein ERCC-8-like — protein sequence MLRLLSERESGILSPLILRRAETARRNFSLELSKYKDVEVSHKGGVNSLDIDVAENRYLLSGCSDSTIAIHDVLSKTGEVKETFSQVCSVSHNRGSQKHSVETVQWYPMDTGMFTTSGADFQLKVWDTNRLKLADKYTFSGLVYSHHMSLIARKHCLIAVGAGRSTVKLVDIKSGSASHQLKGHDAPVYSVRWSSKDEFLLATGGTDRKVILWDIRKAKGHLMALDQHNGEQATNTKDAKVAHDGTVNSIHFTPDGLHLVTYGTDNQIRLWNTTTGKNIMVNYGMVTNTVKKAVQSSIYSASSPQVLFVPSDSNIQVFDLFKGIHLATLSGHYNIVNCCVSHLDSQYLFSGGSDRNILVWVPSTETEDYEDHLRTDSKDCVVEGRGVKRTIATADAWSSDDET from the exons atgcttcgtCTGTTGAGTGAGAGGGAAAGTGGTATCCTCAGCCCTTTGATCTTAAGAAGGGCAGAAACAGCACGACGGAATTTCAGCTTGGAGCTGAGCAAATACAAGGATGTGGAAGTGTCGCACAAAGGCGGTGTCAATTCCCTGGATATTGATGTGGCTGAGAACAGATA TCTCCTTTCAGGATGCTCCGACTCGACAATCGCAATTCACGATGTCCTGAGCAAGACTGGTGAGGTGAAGGAGACATTTTCCCAGGTATGCAGTGTGTCTCACAACCGTGGCTCACAAAAACACAGTGTGGAGACCGTGCAGTGGTATCCCATGGACACAGGCATGTTCACCACCAGTGGAGCCGATTTTCAACTTAAAGTCTGGGACACCAATAGACTGAAG CTTGCAGACAAATACACATTCAGTGGCCTGGTGTACAGTCACCACATGTCTCTCATCGCCCGCAAGCACTGTCTCATCGCTGTTGGCGCTGGTCGCTCAACCGTCAAACTTGTGGACATCAAATCAGGGTCAGCGTCTCACCAGTTGAAAGGTCATGACGCACCTGTTTACAGTGTACGGTGGTCATCAAAAGATGAGTTTCTTCTCGCCACTGGAGG GACTGACCGAAAGGTGATACTGTGGGATATTCGTAAAGCCAAGGGGCACCTCATGGCCCTCGACCAGCACAATGGGGAGCAAGCCACCAACACTAAAGACG CCAAAGTGGCACATGACGGCACGGTGAACAGCATTCACTTTACGCCAGACGGTCTTCACCTTGTGACCTATGGCACTGACAACCAGATACGCTTGTGGAACACAACGACAGGCAAAAACATTATGGTGAACTACGGAATGGTGACGAACACGGTCAAAAAAGCTGTTCAATCCAGCATCTACTCTGCATCAAGCCCTCAGGTGTTGTTTGTTCCGAGCGACAGCAACATTCAAGTGTTTGACCTTTTCAAAGGAATCCACCTGGCAACTCTCAGCGGTCACTACAACATCGTAAACTGTTGCGTCTCCCATTTGGATTCTCAGTACTTATTCAGCGGTGGTTCTGACCGAAATATTCTTGTGTGGGTGCCAAGCACAGAGACTGAAGACTATGAAGATCATTTGAGAACAGACAGTAAGGATTGCGTGgtcgaggggaggggggtgaaaaGGACCATAGCCACGGCAGACGCTTGGAGCAGTGATGACGAGACGTAA